A section of the Telopea speciosissima isolate NSW1024214 ecotype Mountain lineage chromosome 3, Tspe_v1, whole genome shotgun sequence genome encodes:
- the LOC122656439 gene encoding protein DMP9-like, whose translation MEEAIEDVGIKIYNATPNDEATSYPVSPQAAAPPEKGRKRRAVAKGVQKTLSKTSMLVNFLPTGTLLTFEMLLPSVSGDGICSPVKTTMINVMMGLCAFSCFFFHFTDSFRGSDGKVYYGFVTPKGLSVFKSDLGVEVPKDERYKVGLTDFVHAVMSVMVFVAIAFSDHRVTDCLFPGHVKEMDEVMESFPLMVGIICSGLFLVFPNSRFGIGCMAA comes from the coding sequence ATGGAGGAAGCAATTGAAGATGTCGGAATCAAAATCTATAATGCTACACCCAACGATGAGGCGACTTCATATCCAGTGTCGCCACAGGCAGCGGCGCCACCGGAAAAGGGACGTAAACGCCGTGCAGTGGCGAAGGGAGTGCAGAAGACACTATCAAAGACATCAATGCTTGTGAATTTCCTTCCTACAGGAACGTTACTGACATTCGAGATGCTATTACCTTCAGTGTCCGGTGACGGAATTTGCTCTCCTGTGAAGACAACCATGATCAATGTCATGATGGGATTATGcgctttctcttgtttcttcttccacttcacCGACAGTTTCAGAGGATCTGACGGTAAGGTATATTACGGATTCGTAACTCCAAAAGGGCTATCGGTGTTTAAGTCGGATCTTGGGGTGGAAGTGCCAAAGGACGAGCGCTACAAAGTTGGACTGACTGATTTCGTGCATGCCGTAATGTCGGTGATGGTTTTTGTTGCCATAGCGTTCTCAGATCACCGGGTAACGGATTGTCTGTTCCCAGGTCATGTGAAGGAGATGGACGAGGTGATGGAGAGTTTCCCATTAATGGTGGGTATCATATGCAGTGGCCTCTTTCTCGTCTTCCCCAACTCTCGTTTTGGCATAGGGTGCATGGCCGCCTGA
- the LOC122654450 gene encoding geranylgeranyl diphosphate reductase, chloroplastic, with protein MASIALNSGFSTSSCDPKTTKSRRETIKHFVGLRKSTPYNHHSLSLTKSLPTRTNRRGLHIFAAKSSPKISGRNLRVAIIGGGPAGGSAAETLAKGGIETYLIERKMDNCKPCGGAIPLCMVGEFDLPLDIIDRRVTKMKMISPSNVAVDVGRTLKPHEYIGMVRREVLDAYLRDRAAKSGATIINGLFLKMDLPGDANSPYVLHYNAYNGITGGVGEKRTLEVDAVIGADGANSRVAKAIGAGEYDYAIAFQERVKIPDDKMVYYENLAEMYVGDDVSPDFYGWVFPKCDHVAVGTGTVTHKGDIKKFQLATRNRAQEKIHGGKIIRVEAHPIPEHPRPKRLAGRVALVGDAAGYVTKCSGEGIYFAAKSGRMVAEAIVEGTENGKRMVEESDLRKYLEKWDKTYWPTYKVLDVLQKVFYRSNPAREAFVEMCADEYVQKMTFDSYLYKRVVPGNPLDDIKLAINTIGSLVRANALRREMDKISL; from the coding sequence ATGGCGTCCATTGCCCTTAATTCCGGGTTCTCTACCTCCAGCTGTGACCCAAAAACCACTAAATCTCGTCGTGAAACCATCAAACACTTCGTGGGTCTCCGCAAATCCACTCCATACAACCACCATTCGTTGTCCTTAACCAAATCTCTACCAACCAGGACAAATCGCAGGGGATTACACATCTTCGCGGCAAAATCGAGCCCCAAAATCTCCGGTCGAAACCTCCGGGTCGCCATTATTGGAGGTGGTCCAGCTGGGGGTTCAGCCGCCGAAACCCTAGCGAAGGGTGGCATCGAGACATACCTAATCGAACGGAAGATGGACAACTGTAAGCCATGCGGTGGCGCCATCCCTCTCTGCATGGTGGGGGAGTTCGACCTACCTCTAGACATCATCGACCGTCGAGTCACCAAGATGAAGATGATCTCCCCGTCCAACGTGGCAGTCGACGTGGGCAGAACTCTAAAGCCCCACGAGTACATCGGTATGGTGCGCCGGGAGGTGTTGGACGCATACCTACGTGATCGTGCCGCCAAATCCGGCGCCACCATCATCAACGGTCTCTTCCTCAAGATGGACTTACCAGGTGACGCCAACTCACCCTACGTCCTCCACTACAATGCTTACAATGGAATAACAGGTGGAGTCGGGGAGAAGCGCACGTTAGAGGTGGACGCCGTGATCGGCGCAGACGGGGCCAACTCGCGCGTGGCAAAGGCGATTGGCGCAGGAGAATACGACTACGCCATCGCGTTTCAGGAGAGAGTCAAAATCCCGGACGATAAGATGGTGTATTATGAAAATCTCGCCGAGATGTACGTGGGAGATGACGTGTCACCCGATTTCTACGGTTGGGTGTTCCCAAAATGCGACCACGTGGCGGTGGGGACAGGAACGGTGACCCACAAGGGTGACATCAAGAAGTTCCAGCTGGCAACAAGGAACAGAGCACAGGAGAAGATCCATGGAGGGAAGATCATCAGGGTTGAGGCTCACCCGATCCCTGAGCATCCCAGGCCCAAGAGGCTTGCAGGGAGAGTAGCCCTAGTGGGTGACGCCGCCGGTTACGTGACCAAATGCTCCGGCGAGGGGATATACTTTGCGGCGAAGAGTGGGAGAATGGTTGCAGAGGCGATAGTGGAGGGGACGGAGAATGGGAAGAGGATGGTGGAGGAAAGTGATCTGAGGAAGTACCTGGAGAAGTGGGACAAGACGTATTGGCCAACTTATAAGGTGTTGGATGTGTTGCAGAAGGTTTTTTACAGGTCGAATCCGGCAAGGGAAGCCTTTGTGGAGATGTGTGCGGATGAGTATGTGCAGAAGATGACGTTCGATAGTTACCTGTACAAGAGGGTTGTGCCTGGTAACCCACTTGACGATATCAAGCTCGCCATTAATACGATTGGGAGTTTAGTCAGAGCCAAtgccttgaggagagagatggacaaGATTAGTTTGTGA
- the LOC122653968 gene encoding GDSL esterase/lipase At1g74460: MRFIGLITILLFLGIATELGSCKLVQFIFGDSLSDVGNNKHLSRSLATANLPWYGIDFGNGLPNGRFTNGRTVADIIGDKTGLPRPPAFLDPSLDEDMILSNGVNYASGGAGILNETGTLFIQMLPFFKQIELFQGTQELIRNKIGATEAQKFFEGSRYVIAIGSNDFINNYLMPTYRDSWTYTDDGFINYLMTTLDQQLKLLHSLGARQLIVFGLAPMGCIPLQRVLSLTGNCQVKTNNLAIKFNTAATKLIENLSGNLPNATFKFGNAYDVVAEVINNPQKFGFNNSDSPCCSFGRIRPALTCIPASTLCPDRSKYVFWDEYHPSDRANEMMADEIISKLGFLGPSKAPTASPAHAPAPAHAHAHAPAPAHAHAHAPAPAHAHAHAHAPAPH, from the exons ATGAGATTCATAGGGTTGATTACAATCTTGCTCTTCTTAGGAATTGCAACTGAGTTGGGCTCTTGCAAACTTGTACAGTTCATCTTCGGCGATTCCCTTTCCGACGTCGGTAACAACAAACACCTCTCTAGGAGTTTAGCAACAGCCAATCTGCCCTGGTATGGAATCGATTTCGGAAATGGACTGccaaatgggaggtttactaaTGGCCGAACTGTGGCTGACATTATTG GTGATAAAACAGGTCTCCCAAGACCACCTGCATTCTTGGATCCATCCTTGGATGAGGATATGATACTATCAAATGGAGTTAATTATGCCTCTGGAGGTGCTGGAATCTTGAATGAAACTGGTACCCTCTTT ATACAAATGCTTCCATTCTTTAAGCAAATTGAGTTGTTTCAAGGAACACAAGAGCTAATAAGGAATAAAATTGGTGCAACAGAGGCCCAGAAGTTCTTCGAAGGATCTCGTTATGTGATTGCCATAGGAAGCAATGATTTCATTAACAACTATTTGATGCCAACTTACAGAGATTCATGGACATATACTGATGATGGTTTCATCAACTACTTGATGACAACACTAGATCAACAACTTAAG CTATTGCACAGCTTAGGTGCTCGACAATTAATAGTATTTGGGCTAGCACCAATGGGTTGTATCCCTCTACAACGTGTTCTAAGCTTAACTGGGAATTGCCAGGTCAAAACTAATAATCTAGCTATCAAATTCAACACTGCTGCAACAAAGCTTATAGAGAACTTATCAGGAAACCTTCCAAATGCAACTTTCAAATTTGGGAATGCTTATGATGTAGTTGCAGAAGTAATTAACAATCCTCAAAAATTTG GTTTCAATAATTCAGACTCTCCATGTTGCTCATTTGGAAGGATTAGACCTGCTCTGACTTGTATCCCTGCATCAACATTGTGTCCTGATCGAAGCAAATATGTGTTTTGGGATGAGTATCACCCTTCAGATAGAGCAAATGAGATGATGGCTGATGAGATCATAAGTAAACTTGGCTTCTTGGGTCCTTCAAAAGCACCAACTGCTTCTCCTGCTCatgctcctgctcctgctcaTGCTCATGCTCatgctcctgctcctgctcaTGCTCATGCTCATGCTCCTGCTCCTGCCCATGCTCATGCTCATGCTCATGCTCCTGCCCCCCACTAA
- the LOC122654852 gene encoding uncharacterized protein LOC122654852, translating to MAFLSSCWFLVEYVLIPVGDEKWFRLSFFIHPQIFILCQVFSWIRVFGVKMTVEEIIRCEIPETSNSIRTIISRNCYPGVLPNSCKMKSVKVERNWFDVKESIKEESVVHVDKDLSENESSMYLQSSVSQVTGVDAENETDGSDINNFSSCVLSSESHDMEAETETNEKENDQSDPFFAKYIERMKWFDLLNYERTCGTSSILNKQLGTPSSFESKEPRDFSVPFLSWSKMDRRKLIRSLENDFEMVYVGQSCLCWEALHHQYRKVEALACTGSQNGAFYNNVAGEFQKFQVLLERFMENEGIQGKRLWNYVQGRFSLKSLLQVPEVSGYFEGENEAREGEAMGASEVLETIEESIMTFSKFVNTDNKKSWWKFRSYLWSHQPVEDPKDLELSFDLTKRLQKKELYLKDLQRRKKCWLKRAKLVEHNQRREILFSMIDMKLISRVLQMPIISTSQLKWCQEKLNSIEFTEGKVTRVWTNCLFPPS from the exons ATGGCTTTTCTTTCATCTTGTTGGTTTCTTGTTGAGTATGTTCTCATCCCTGTTGGAGATGAGAAGTGGTTTCGTTTGAGCTTTTTCATCCATCCTCAAATCTTCATACTCTGTCAAGTTTTCTCATGGATTAGAGTATTTGGAGTAAAGAT GACTGTTGAAGAGATTATAAGGTGTGAAATTCCCGAAACTTCTAATTCAATTCGAACAATCATCTCGCGTAATTGTTATCCAGGTGTTCTACCCAATTCATGCAAGATGAAGAGTGTAAAAGTTGAGAGAAATTGGTTTGACGTGAAAGAAAGTATCAAGGAAGAATCAGTAGTTCATGTGGACAAGGATTTGAGTGAGAATGAGTCCTCAATGTATCTTCAAAGCTCTGTTTCACAAGTTACAGGAGTTGATGCTGAGAATGAAACAGATGGATCAGATATCAACAACTTTTCATCATGTGTTTTGAGCTCTGAATCACATGATATGGAAGCAGAAACAGAGACGAACGAAAAAGAAAACGATCAATCGGATCCATTCTTTGCTAAGTACATTGAAAGGATGAAATGGTTTGATCTACTCAATTATGAAAGAACCTGTGGAACAA GTTCAATCTTAAACAAGCAATTGGGAACTCCTAGTTCATTTGAGAGCAAAGAGCCCAGAGATTTCTCTGTTCCATTTCTCTCATGGAGCAAAATGGATAGAAGAAAACTCATAAGAAGCCTAGAAAATGACTTTGAGATGGTCTATGTGGGTCAGTCATGCTTGTGTTGGGAGGCCCTGCATCATCAATACAGAAAGGTTGAGGCACTTGCATGCACTGGTTCCCAAAATGGTGCTTTTTATAATAATGTAGCAGGAGAATTCCAAAAATTTCAAGTTCTATTGGAGAGGTTCATGGAAAATGAAGGTATACAAGGCAAAAGGCTTTGGAATTATGTGCAGGGAAGATTCTCTCTCAAAAGTCTTCTCCAAGTTCCAGAGGTTTCAG GCTATTTTGAGGGAGAAAATGAAGCAAGGGAAGGAGAAGCCATGGGAGCAAGTGAAGTGCTAGAAACCATAGAGGAGTCCATTATGACATTTTCAAAATTTGTAAACACAGACAATAAGAAGTCATGGTGGAAATTTAGAAGTTATCTGTGGAGTCATCAACCAGTAGAAGATCCAAAAGACTTGGAACTTTCATTTGACCTCACAAAGAGACTTCAAAAA AAGGAATTATACCTGAAGGATCTGCAGAGGAGAAAGAAATGCTGGTTGAAAAGAGCTAAGCTAGTTGAACATAATCAAAGAAGGGAGATTCTTTTTAGCATGATAGATATGAAACTCATATCAAGAGTGCTTCAGATGCCTATCATTTCCACTTCTCAGCTTAAGTGGTGCCAAGAGAAGCTGAACAGCATAGAATTCACAGAAGGAAAAGTTACAAGGGTTTGGACTAATTGCCTTTTCCCACCTTCTTAA